In one Paraburkholderia azotifigens genomic region, the following are encoded:
- the prpB gene encoding methylisocitrate lyase, with protein MSTAHTSAGAAFRAAVAAEKPLQVVGAINANHALLAQRAGFKAIYVSGGGVAAGSLGLPDLGISTLDDVLTDVRRITDVCDLPLLVDVDTGFGPSAFNIARTVKALTKAGAGAMHIEDQVGAKRCGHRPGKAIVSQGEMVDRIKAAVDARTDPDFVIMARTDALAVEGLQSAIDRAMACVEAGADMIFPEAMTELPMYRQFAQAVKVPVLANITEFGATPLFTVEELRGADVSLVLYPLSAFRAMNKAAENVYTAIRRDGTQKGIVDTMQTREELYDRIGYHAYEQKLDALFSQSTKSNEQDK; from the coding sequence ATGAGCACAGCACACACGTCCGCGGGCGCGGCCTTCCGCGCAGCCGTCGCCGCCGAGAAGCCGTTGCAGGTAGTCGGCGCAATCAACGCGAATCACGCGCTGCTCGCGCAACGCGCAGGCTTCAAGGCGATCTACGTGTCGGGCGGCGGCGTCGCGGCGGGCTCGCTCGGCTTGCCCGATCTGGGCATCTCGACGCTCGACGACGTGCTGACCGACGTGCGCCGCATCACCGACGTCTGCGACCTGCCGCTGCTGGTCGACGTCGACACGGGTTTCGGCCCGTCGGCGTTCAACATCGCGCGCACCGTCAAGGCCCTCACCAAGGCCGGCGCGGGCGCAATGCATATCGAAGACCAGGTCGGCGCGAAACGCTGCGGGCATCGGCCGGGCAAGGCGATCGTGTCGCAGGGCGAGATGGTCGACCGCATCAAGGCAGCCGTCGACGCACGCACCGATCCCGACTTCGTCATCATGGCGCGCACGGACGCGCTCGCCGTCGAAGGCCTGCAATCGGCGATCGACCGCGCGATGGCCTGCGTCGAAGCGGGCGCCGACATGATCTTCCCCGAAGCGATGACGGAACTGCCGATGTACCGGCAATTCGCGCAGGCCGTGAAGGTGCCCGTGCTCGCGAATATCACCGAATTCGGTGCGACGCCGCTGTTCACGGTCGAAGAGCTGCGCGGTGCGGATGTTTCGCTGGTGCTGTATCCGCTGTCGGCGTTCCGCGCGATGAACAAGGCCGCCGAAAACGTTTACACGGCGATCCGCCGCGACGGTACGCAAAAAGGTATCGTCGACACGATGCAGACGCGCGAAGAACTGTACGATCGCATCGGCTATCACGCGTACGAGCAGAAGCTCGACGCGCTGTTCAGCCAGAGCACGAAAAGCAACGAACAGGATAAATAA